A part of Mesoplodon densirostris isolate mMesDen1 chromosome 10, mMesDen1 primary haplotype, whole genome shotgun sequence genomic DNA contains:
- the TMEM63B gene encoding CSC1-like protein 2, producing the protein MLPFLLATLGTTALNNSNPKDYCYSARIRSTVLQGLPFGGVPTVLALDFMCFLALLFLFSILRKVAWDYGRLALVTDADRHQRQERDRVEQEYVASAMHGDSHDRYERLTSVSSSVDFDQRDNGFCSWLTAIFRIKDDEIRDKCGGDAVHYLSFQRHIIGLLVVVGVLSVGIVLPVNFSGDLLENNAYSFGRTTIANLKSGNNLLWLHTSFAFLYLLLTVYSMRRHTSKMRYKEDDLVKRTLFINGISKYAESEKIKKHFEEAYPNCTVLEARPCYNVARLMFLDAERKKAERGKLYFTNLQSKDNVPTMINPKPCGHLCCCVVQGCEQVEAIEYYTKLEQKLKEDYKREKEKVNEKPLGMAFVTFHNETITAIILKDFNVCKCQGCTCRGEPRSSSCSESLHISNWTVSYAPDPQNIYWEHLSIRGFIWWLRCLVINVVLFILLFFLTTPAIIITTMDKFNVTKPVEYLNNPIITQFFPTLLLWCFSALLPTIVYYSAFFEAHWTRSGENRTTMHKCYTFLIFMVLLLPSLGLSSLDLFFRWLFDKKFLAEAAIRFECVFLPDNGAFFVNYVIASAFIGNAMDLLRIPGLLMYMIRLCLARSAAERRNVKRHQAYEFQFGAAYAWMMCVFTVVMTYSITCPIIVPFGLMYMLLKHLVDRYNLYYAYLPAKLDKKIHSGAVNQVVAAPILCLFWLLFFSTMRTGFLAPTSMFTFVVLVITIVICLCHVCFGHFKYLSAHNYKIEHTETDTVDPRSNGRPPSAAAVPKSAKYIAQVLQDSEVDGDGDGGPGSSGDEPPSSSSQDEDLLMPPDGLTDTDFQSCEDSLIENEIHQ; encoded by the exons ATGCTGCCCTTCCTGCTGGCCACACTGGGCACCACAGCCCTCAACAACAGCAATCCCAAGGACTACTGCTACAGTGCCCGCATCCGCAGCACCGTCCTGCAGGGCCTGCCGTTCGGGGGCGTCCCCACCGTGCTGGCTCTGGATTTCATGTGCTTCCTT GCACTGCTGTTCTTGTTCTCTATCCTCCGGAAGGTGGCCTGGGACTATGGGCGGCTGGCCTTGGTGACAGATGCGGACAG GCACCAGCGGCAGGAGAGGGACCGAGTGGAACAGGAATA tgtgGCCTCAGCTATGCACGGGGACAGTCATGACCGGTATGAGCGTCTCACGTCTGTCTCCAGCTCCGTCGACTTTGACCAAAGAGACAAT ggtttctgttcctggctgACAGCCATCTTCAGGATAAA GGATGACGAGATCCGGGATAAATGTGGCGGCGACGCTGTGCACTACCTGTCCTTCCAGCGACACATCATTGGGCTGCTGGTGGTCGTGGGCGTCCTCTCCGTAGGCATCGTGCTGCCCGTCAACTTCTCAGGGGACCTGCTGG aGAACAATGCCTACAGCTTCGGGAGAACCACCATTGCCAACTTGAAATCAGG GAACAACCTGCTCTGGCTGCACACCTCCTTCGCCTTCCTGTACCTGCTGCTCACCGTCTACAGCATGCGCAGACACACCTCCAAGATGCGCTACAAGGAGGACGACCTG GTGAAGCGAACTCTCTTCATCAACGGAATCTCCAAATATGCAGAGTCAGAGAAGATCAAGAAGCATTTTGA GGAGGCCTACCCCAACTGCACGGTTCTGGAAGCCCGCCCATGTTACAACGTGGCTCGCCTGATGTTCCTTGATGCAGAGAG GAAGAAGGCCGAGCGGGGAAAGCTTTACTTCACAAACCTCCAAAGCAAGGACAACGTCCCCACCATGATCAACCCCAAGCCCTGTGGCCACCTCTGCTGCTGTGTGGTGCAAGGCTGCGAGCAG gtggagGCCATTGAGTACTACACGAAGCTGGAGCAGAAGCTGAAGGAGGACTACAAGCGGGAGAAGGAGAAAGTGAACGAGAAGCCTCTCGGCATGGCTTTTGTCACCTTCCACAATGAGACCATCACCGCCAT catccTGAAGGACTTCAACGTGTGTAAGTGCCAGGGCTGCACCTGCCGCGGGGAGCCCCGCTCCTCCTCCTGCAGCGAGTCCCTGCACATCTCCAACTGGACCGTGTCTTACGCCCCTGACCCCCAGAACATCTACTG GGAGCACCTCTCCATCCGTGGCTTCATCTGGTGGCTGCGCTGCCTGGTCATCAATGTTGTCCTCttcatcctcctcttcttcctcaccaCCCCggccatcatcatcaccaccatggACAAGTTCAATGTCACCAAGCCCGTGGAGTACCTCAAT AACCCCATCATCACCCAGTTCTTCCCCACCCTGCTGTTGTGGTGCTTCTCGGCCCTGCTCCCCACCATCGTCTACTACTCTGCCTTCTTTGAAGCCCACTGGACACG CTCTGGGGAGAACAGGACCACCATGCACAAGTGCTACACCTTCCTCATCTTCATGGTGCTGCTCCTGCCCTCGCTGGGACTGAGCAG CCTGGACCTCTTCTTCCGGTGGCTCTTTGACAAGAAATTCTTGGCTGAGGCAGCTATTCGGTTTGA GTGCGTGTTCCTGCCGGACAACGGCGCGTTCTTCGTGAACTACGTCATTGCCTCAGCCTTTATCGGCAACGCCATGGACCTGCTGCGCATCCCGGGCCTGCTCATGTATATGATCCGGCTCTGCCTGGCGCGCTCGGCCGCCGAGAGGCGCAACGTGAAGCGG CATCAGGCCTACGAGTTCCAGTTTGGCGCAGCCTACGCTTGGATGATGTGCGTCTTCACGGTGGTCATGACCTACAGTATCACCTGCCCCATCATCGTGCCCTTCG GGCTCATGTACATGCTGCTGAAGCACCTGGTAGACAGGTACAATCTCTACTACGCCTACCTGCCGGCCAAGCTGGACAAGAAGATCCACTCCGGGGCTGTGAACCAGGTGGTGGCTGCGCCCATCCTGTGCCTCTTCTGGCTGCTCTTCTTCTCCACCATGCGCACGG GGTTTCTAGCCCCCACGTCCATGTTCACATTCGTGGTCCTGGTCATCACCATCGTCATCTGTCTCTGCCACGTCTGCTTCGGACACTTCAAATACCTCAGTGCCCACAACTACAAG ATTGAGCACACGGAGACAGATACCGTGGACCCCAGAAGCAATGGACGGCCCCCCAGTGCTGCCGCTGTCCCCAAATCTGCG AAATACATCGCTCAGGTGCTGCAGGACTCAGAAGTTGacggggatggggatgggggtccTGGGAGCTCAGGGGACGAGCCCCCGTCATCCTCATCCCAAGATGAGGACCTGCTGATGCCGCCTGACGGCCTCACGGACACAGACTTCCAGTCTTGTGAGGACAGCCTCATAGAGAATGAGATTCACCAGTAA